AAAATAATAAATTTTTGGAAAGATTATTGCTGTAATCTACTCCATGAAACAGCAGAACTACAATAACCACAGGAAATTTTATCCGCCTCATCATTTTATTTATCTTCCTTTGCTCATTCTATTGGAGATTTTCGGAATTTATAAAATCTGGGACGACCCGGGAAATCAACTGACCTGGATTCTATTTTCTATCGTTATTTTTCTGCTTTTCTATCTGGCATTTATGACACGGCAGCATTATGCATTGGGACTTCAAAACCGAATGGTGATCCTGGAATTTCAGCAGCGGTATTTTGAAATCTTCAATAAAAGATCAGATGAAACTATTGAAAAATTAAGATTTGACCAGATTGCTGCACTGAGATTTACCTATGATGATGAGTTCAAGGAGCTTTTATACAGAGCCCTTCATGAAAACATCTCAGGAGACGAAATTAAAAGGTCTATAAAAAAATGGAGGGCTGACCGACTCAGAATCTAACACCTCAACAAATATATACTTATGAAAAAGTGGAGCTTTTACAGTATTACAATATTAAGTTTGTTGACACTAACAAGTTGTGAAGCAGTAGAAACAATTTTTAAGGCAGGAATGTGGTGGGGAATTCTCTTAGTCTGTGTGATAGTAGGGATTCTTTTACTGATTTTTTCGAGGGGTAAAAACTCTTAACCATGCTTTATGGAGAAGAATACAGACCTGGAAATCATTTCTCACCTTAAGCCTTCAAAAATTGTTAAAATCATGAAGGACCCGGAAGCTTCTGCAAAGGCGGTACATCTCATATATACCACCGATGCAGAAACCGCCGGAATTACCCGTAAAAAAAACGGAAAGAAATATTCCTATTATAAAGACGGTGAAAAGATAAAGGATAAAGAAGAAATTACAAGGATCAATAAACTGGTGATTCCACCTGCCTGGGAAAATGTGTGGATCTGTGCACTGGAAAACGGGCATCTTCAGGCAACAGGTTTTGATGTCAAGAAAAGAAAACAATACCGCTACCATCCTCTTTGGAGCGCTTTAAGAAATCATACAAAATTTTACAGGATGCTTCAGTTCGGATATGCGTTACCGGACATCCGGCTTCAGGTAGAACAGGATCTTGCTCTGAGAAATTTTGAGAAACGGAAAATCCTGGCTTTAATTGTAAGCCTAATGCAAAGAACCAATATCCGCATTGGAAATAATATATATGAAAAACTATACGGTTCTTTTGGGCTGACAACCTTAAAAGGTAAGCATGTTCAAATAAAAGGACAAAAGATTACTTTTTCTTTTAAAGGGAAAAAAGGCATTATGCACAATGTTGATCTTCGAAGTAAAAGACTGTCACGACTGATTCAGAAATGTAAAGATATCCCGGGGAAGGAACTTTTCCAGTATTTTGATGATGAAGGAAACCGCCATTCTGTAGATTCCGGAATGGTAAATGAGTATATAAAAGAAATCAGTGGTGAAGATTTTACGGCCAAGGATTTCAGAACATGGTCCGGAACAGTAAGCGCGCTAATTGCTTTTAAAGAAATCGGGTATGCAGAAAATGATACTCAATATAAAAAGAAAGTAAAAGAAGCCTTGGATATTGTCGCTGAGAACCTGGGAAATACATCAGCTGTCTGCAGAAAATATTATGTTCATCCTTTAGTCATTAACCTTTACGAAAACAATACAATCAAAAAATATCTTGACGAGCTGGAAATTATAGAAGAAAATGACGGAAAGGCCGATCTGACAAAAGAGGAAAGGCTGGTTCTGAAAATTCTGGAAAACGAGAAAATGTAAGGAGATGGGAGAATGGAAGCTGGGAGATGGAAGCTGGGAGATGGAAGTTCTCAAATTCCTAAAACAACTTTTTGAATTCTCAACTTATCTTGATTAAGTTACTACAATACTTCCAGCATCCGACTTCCAGCTTCCAGCCTATTATACTGAAATCCTGTTATTGTTCAAAAACTGAATTCGATATTCCTTCGGTGTTAAGCCTGCAATCTCTTTAGGAAAATCAAAAAGTGGAAGTTTTGATATTCCTAAAAAACAACTTTTTGAATTCTCAACTTATCTTGATTAAGTTACTACAATACTTCCAGCATCCGACTTCCAGCTTCCAGCCTATTATACTGAAATCCTGTTATTGTTCAAAAACTGAATTCGATATTCCTTCGGTGTTAAGCCTGCAATCTCTTTAGGAAAATCAAAAAGTGGAAGTTTTGATATTCCTAAAAACAACTTTTTGAATTCTCAACTTATCTTGATTAAGTTACTACAATACTTCCAGCATCCGACTTCCAGCTTCCAGCCTATTATACTGAAATCCTGTTATTGCTCAAAAACTGAATTCGATATTCCTTCGGTGTTAAGCCCGCAATCTTTTTGAAAAGCTGGGTAAAATGGGAGGCAGTATGAAAATTCAGTTCGTAAGCAATCTCTGCAATGTCTTTGCTCGAGTGAAGTAATGCTTTGCTGTAATTGATATCAATCTCATTGATCCACTGTTTTGGGGATTTCTGGGTAACACCTTTTACACATTTATTCAGATAACTTTCTGTTACAGACAGTTTATCGGCATAGAATGCTACTCTTTTTTCCCCCACATGATACTTAAACAAAAGATCCCGGAACTGAAGGGATAACTCCATAGGGCGTGTCGCAGATTTGTGATGGGTATCAGAATCTGTACTCAGCATCTTGATTAATATAAGATGAAGCATCGTTACTACTACATCATTGATATTGAGATTATTTAGCCACAATTCCTGCTCCATAATGGGAAGAAGCTGTGTAATAGTTCCGTAGGTCAGACTGTCAAGATTCAGGAAGGGAGTCATGAAAAAGATACTGCTTTTATGTTTAGGCAGTTCCTGTTCGGACAGGATATTGTTCTCGTAAGCCAGGAAGAAACCTTCAATATCCT
The window above is part of the Chryseobacterium sp. MA9 genome. Proteins encoded here:
- a CDS encoding DUF6526 family protein produces the protein MKQQNYNNHRKFYPPHHFIYLPLLILLEIFGIYKIWDDPGNQLTWILFSIVIFLLFYLAFMTRQHYALGLQNRMVILEFQQRYFEIFNKRSDETIEKLRFDQIAALRFTYDDEFKELLYRALHENISGDEIKRSIKKWRADRLRI
- a CDS encoding DNA topoisomerase IB — translated: MEKNTDLEIISHLKPSKIVKIMKDPEASAKAVHLIYTTDAETAGITRKKNGKKYSYYKDGEKIKDKEEITRINKLVIPPAWENVWICALENGHLQATGFDVKKRKQYRYHPLWSALRNHTKFYRMLQFGYALPDIRLQVEQDLALRNFEKRKILALIVSLMQRTNIRIGNNIYEKLYGSFGLTTLKGKHVQIKGQKITFSFKGKKGIMHNVDLRSKRLSRLIQKCKDIPGKELFQYFDDEGNRHSVDSGMVNEYIKEISGEDFTAKDFRTWSGTVSALIAFKEIGYAENDTQYKKKVKEALDIVAENLGNTSAVCRKYYVHPLVINLYENNTIKKYLDELEIIEENDGKADLTKEERLVLKILENEKM
- a CDS encoding AraC family transcriptional regulator, which translates into the protein MEVLSNFQYKKLFLPNIADKILANNADIQLYRIENYLKGILMPVIPYRTTFNFIIFVTNGHIRQYLENKEYHAEKGGVIFIKQGTITATVELSEDIEGFFLAYENNILSEQELPKHKSSIFFMTPFLNLDSLTYGTITQLLPIMEQELWLNNLNINDVVVTMLHLILIKMLSTDSDTHHKSATRPMELSLQFRDLLFKYHVGEKRVAFYADKLSVTESYLNKCVKGVTQKSPKQWINEIDINYSKALLHSSKDIAEIAYELNFHTASHFTQLFKKIAGLTPKEYRIQFLSNNRISV